A DNA window from Sphingomonas profundi contains the following coding sequences:
- a CDS encoding inositol-3-phosphate synthase, protein MLRPPARPIRVALIGVGNCASSLVQGLNHYRQGANDLAGLLHAEIGGYRPGDIQIAAAWDVDSRKVGQDVAQAIFAKPNCTAVFCPEVETTGAVVRMGPVLDGVAEHMLDYPQEDRTFLVADAAEPDRAAVVAALREADVDVVMNYLPVGSQQATEFYAECALEAGVAFVNNIPVFIASDPAWAERFRVAGVPIVGDDIKAQIGATIVHRVLTDLFAKRGAVLDRTYQLNTGGNTDFLNMSNRTRLASKKISKTEAVQAVAEHRLADENIHVGPSDYVAWQNDNKVCFLRMEGRLFGGVPMNLELRLSVEDSPNSAGVAIDMVRCAQLARDRGIGGPIEPAAAFFCKHPPKQMTDDAAYDALERFIFGDKPAG, encoded by the coding sequence ATGCTGCGCCCGCCCGCCCGCCCGATCCGCGTCGCCCTGATCGGCGTCGGCAATTGCGCGAGTTCGCTCGTGCAGGGCCTCAACCATTATCGTCAGGGGGCGAACGACCTCGCCGGCCTGCTGCATGCCGAGATCGGCGGCTATCGCCCCGGTGACATCCAGATCGCCGCCGCGTGGGACGTCGATTCGCGCAAGGTGGGCCAGGATGTGGCGCAGGCCATCTTCGCCAAGCCGAACTGCACCGCCGTGTTCTGCCCCGAGGTGGAGACCACGGGCGCGGTGGTGCGGATGGGGCCGGTGCTGGATGGCGTGGCGGAGCACATGCTCGACTATCCGCAGGAGGACCGCACCTTCCTGGTGGCCGACGCGGCCGAGCCGGACCGAGCGGCGGTGGTGGCAGCGCTGCGTGAGGCGGATGTCGACGTGGTGATGAACTACCTGCCCGTCGGCAGCCAGCAGGCGACCGAGTTCTACGCCGAGTGCGCGCTGGAGGCGGGCGTCGCCTTCGTCAACAACATCCCCGTGTTCATCGCTAGCGACCCCGCCTGGGCGGAGCGGTTCCGCGTCGCCGGCGTGCCGATCGTGGGGGACGACATCAAGGCGCAGATCGGCGCCACGATCGTCCACCGCGTGCTGACCGATCTGTTCGCCAAGCGCGGCGCCGTGCTGGACCGGACGTACCAGCTGAACACCGGCGGCAATACCGACTTCCTCAACATGTCGAACCGCACGCGCCTCGCCTCCAAGAAGATCTCGAAGACGGAAGCGGTGCAGGCCGTGGCCGAGCATCGGCTGGCGGACGAGAACATCCACGTCGGCCCGTCCGACTATGTGGCGTGGCAGAACGACAACAAGGTCTGCTTCCTGCGGATGGAGGGGCGGCTGTTCGGCGGCGTGCCGATGAACCTGGAACTGCGCCTGTCGGTGGAGGACAGCCCGAACTCGGCGGGCGTGGCGATCGACATGGTGCGCTGCGCCCAGCTCGCCCGCGACCGCGGCATCGGCGGCCCGATCGAGCCCGCCGCCGCCTTCTTCTGCAAGCACCCGCCCAAGCAGATGACCGACGACGCCGCCTACGACGCGCTGGAGCGGTTCATCTTCGGCGACAAGCCGGCCGGCTAG
- a CDS encoding glycosyl hydrolase yields MADDGGTRWGSGTYRGAERAATWATGSDGVIEAAMIWNEPNNKSHWDPALDPDWSIYADTVVRAGAAIRTANPAVSRVLGGMSPIDPSWLQRMEGHGALDAVDVIAVHGFPLDWNLWPIHAWPDKVAEIEAVTTKPVWVTEVGVGSFGAEEVQVFGLNRTAELLVGRVPRIFWYSLFDLPMAWGAETRHREAEGSSYYRHFYMGLIREDGTPKPALDDYARVAGEMGLMQWFHFHDPRLDDAVAWMKRLGTRSLRTGLSWADSFRPNALDWFDRQMEALADFDVTLTFCFTPEHLGMAPHHTSPAVDPQQFADFCGAMIDRYAPAQVSRQLAVSA; encoded by the coding sequence ATCGCTGACGACGGTGGAACTCGATGGGGATCGGGGACGTATCGTGGCGCTGAACGAGCGGCCACGTGGGCAACGGGGAGTGACGGCGTGATCGAAGCGGCGATGATCTGGAACGAGCCGAACAACAAGTCCCACTGGGATCCCGCGCTCGATCCGGACTGGTCGATCTATGCGGACACGGTGGTCCGCGCCGGCGCCGCGATCCGCACCGCCAACCCGGCCGTGTCTCGCGTGCTGGGGGGCATGAGCCCGATCGATCCCTCGTGGCTGCAGCGCATGGAGGGGCATGGCGCGCTGGACGCGGTGGACGTGATCGCGGTGCACGGCTTTCCGCTCGACTGGAATCTGTGGCCGATCCACGCCTGGCCCGACAAGGTGGCCGAGATCGAGGCCGTGACGACCAAGCCGGTGTGGGTGACGGAGGTGGGCGTGGGATCGTTCGGCGCCGAGGAGGTGCAGGTGTTCGGCCTGAACCGCACCGCCGAGCTGCTGGTGGGCCGCGTGCCCCGCATCTTCTGGTATTCCCTGTTCGATCTGCCGATGGCGTGGGGCGCCGAGACGCGGCACCGCGAGGCTGAGGGATCCTCTTACTATCGCCACTTCTACATGGGCCTGATCCGAGAGGACGGCACGCCGAAGCCGGCGCTCGACGATTATGCGCGGGTCGCGGGCGAGATGGGGCTGATGCAGTGGTTCCACTTCCACGATCCCCGGCTGGACGATGCGGTGGCGTGGATGAAGCGGCTGGGCACCCGATCGCTGCGCACCGGCCTCAGTTGGGCGGACAGCTTCCGCCCGAACGCGCTCGACTGGTTCGACCGGCAGATGGAGGCGCTGGCGGACTTCGACGTGACGCTCACCTTCTGCTTCACGCCCGAGCATCTGGGCATGGCGCCGCATCATACGAGCCCGGCGGTCGATCCGCAGCAATTCGCCGATTTCTGCGGCGCCATGATCGATCGCTACGCGCCCGCGCAGGTGAGCCGGCAGCTGGCGGTGAGCGCCTGA
- a CDS encoding DoxX family protein: MAEARRLERARTALRWLLAAAFFFVGIAHIRSPGGFLAITPPWVPWPREVIFATGVCEIAGALALLNRRLRRIAGIMLAAYAVCVFPANIRHAVEHIAIGGTRLGWWYHGPRLAFQPVIVWWALFAGGVMDWPFGRRRRSA, encoded by the coding sequence ATGGCTGAGGCGCGCCGGCTGGAGCGCGCGCGCACAGCGCTGCGCTGGCTGCTGGCCGCGGCCTTCTTCTTCGTCGGCATCGCCCACATCCGTTCGCCGGGCGGCTTCCTGGCGATCACGCCGCCGTGGGTGCCATGGCCGCGCGAGGTGATCTTCGCCACCGGCGTGTGCGAGATCGCCGGCGCGCTGGCGCTGCTGAACCGGCGGCTGCGGCGTATCGCCGGAATCATGCTGGCGGCCTATGCCGTCTGCGTGTTCCCCGCCAACATCCGCCACGCGGTGGAGCATATAGCGATCGGCGGCACCCGGCTGGGCTGGTGGTATCACGGCCCGCGCCTGGCCTTCCAGCCGGTGATCGTCTGGTGGGCGCTGTTCGCCGGCGGCGTCATGGACTGGCCGTTCGGCCGCCGCCGCCGCTCCGCCTGA
- a CDS encoding GNAT family N-acetyltransferase — MLIRPALPADAADIWSIIGPTIRAGETYALDRDMSREDAIAYWLSPDGETFVAEEDGVVLGTYYLRPNQPGGGRHVANCGYMTNTAEMGRGVARRMCQHSLDHAEARGYRAMQFNFVVSTNARAVRLWAALGFDVVGRLPDAFDHPQHGYVDALVMFRSLGADG, encoded by the coding sequence ATGCTGATCCGCCCCGCGCTGCCCGCCGATGCCGCCGACATCTGGTCGATCATCGGCCCGACGATCCGCGCCGGCGAGACCTATGCGCTCGATCGCGACATGAGCCGGGAGGATGCGATCGCCTACTGGCTCTCGCCCGATGGCGAGACGTTCGTGGCGGAGGAGGACGGCGTGGTGCTGGGCACCTACTATCTGCGGCCGAACCAGCCGGGCGGTGGCCGCCACGTCGCCAATTGCGGCTACATGACGAACACGGCGGAGATGGGGCGCGGCGTTGCCCGCCGGATGTGCCAGCACTCGCTCGATCATGCGGAGGCGCGCGGCTACCGGGCGATGCAGTTCAACTTCGTCGTCAGCACCAATGCGCGGGCGGTGCGGCTGTGGGCGGCGCTGGGCTTCGATGTCGTCGGGCGGCTGCCCGACGCGTTCGATCATCCGCAGCACGGCTATGTCGATGCGCTGGTGATGTTCCGCTCGCTCGGCGCCGATGGCTGA
- a CDS encoding histidine phosphatase family protein — MSATIFLARHASHDEVGRVLSGRSEIALSAAGRAEAAALADMLAGVPIAAVHSSPRRRARETAEAVSSARALPVLEADALDEVDFGDWAGRSFDALAGDPDWHRWNAARATAPTPGGETMRAATMRAVAHLGAIVGPGADGAPVLCVSHCDIIRGVVAHYLGLDLDRLLGFDIDPASLTTVELDGDRGRIVALNERPRGQRGVTA, encoded by the coding sequence GTGAGCGCGACTATTTTTCTCGCGCGTCACGCCAGCCATGACGAGGTGGGCCGGGTGTTGAGCGGCCGATCCGAGATCGCGCTGAGCGCCGCCGGCCGGGCCGAGGCGGCGGCCCTCGCGGACATGCTGGCGGGCGTGCCGATCGCCGCCGTCCACAGCAGCCCGCGCCGCCGCGCGCGGGAGACGGCGGAGGCGGTGTCATCCGCCCGCGCCCTGCCGGTGCTGGAGGCGGACGCGCTGGACGAGGTGGATTTCGGCGACTGGGCGGGGCGATCGTTCGACGCACTGGCCGGCGATCCGGACTGGCATCGCTGGAACGCCGCCCGCGCCACCGCGCCGACCCCCGGCGGCGAGACGATGCGCGCCGCGACGATGCGCGCCGTAGCCCATCTCGGCGCGATCGTCGGCCCGGGGGCCGATGGCGCGCCGGTGCTGTGCGTCAGCCACTGCGACATCATCCGCGGCGTGGTGGCGCATTATCTGGGGCTTGATCTGGACAGGCTGCTGGGCTTCGACATCGACCCGGCATCGCTGACGACGGTGGAACTCGATGGGGATCGGGGACGTATCGTGGCGCTGAACGAGCGGCCACGTGGGCAACGGGGAGTGACGGCGTGA
- a CDS encoding glycosyltransferase family 4 protein, producing MSRRRLLLTADTVGGVWQYATELARALAPLDYDVVLALLGPAPSEGQRGAVADIELVETGLPLDWLAPDAGAVAAAGAALARLAADCGADIVQVNQPALAADTRFGVPVVAMAHSCVATWWQAVRGDAPEPADFAWQSALMQRGLAAADAIVAPSHAYAAALHRRYALPALPDVVHNGRTPLAAPAGALHDFAYTAGRLWDEGKDVATLDRAAARLGIPFKAAGPTVGPNGQQIRLDHLHALGRVEERVIAGCISARPVFVSAARYEPFGLAVLEAALAGCPLVLSDIPTFRELWDGAALFVEPGDHAGFARAIETLVGDVPVRLARGDLARRHAAHFSPARMAAAMDGVYARLLARSAKRGVAA from the coding sequence ATGAGCCGGCGCCGCCTGCTGCTGACGGCCGATACGGTCGGCGGGGTGTGGCAATATGCCACCGAACTCGCCCGCGCGCTCGCCCCGCTGGACTATGACGTCGTGCTGGCGCTGCTCGGCCCCGCGCCGTCGGAGGGGCAGCGCGGCGCGGTGGCCGATATCGAGCTGGTCGAGACCGGCCTGCCGCTCGACTGGCTGGCGCCGGATGCCGGTGCCGTCGCCGCGGCGGGCGCGGCGCTGGCGCGGCTGGCGGCGGATTGCGGCGCGGATATCGTGCAGGTCAACCAGCCGGCGCTCGCCGCCGACACGCGGTTCGGCGTGCCGGTGGTGGCAATGGCGCACAGCTGCGTCGCGACATGGTGGCAGGCGGTGCGCGGCGACGCGCCGGAGCCGGCCGATTTCGCCTGGCAATCGGCGCTGATGCAGCGCGGCCTGGCCGCCGCCGACGCGATCGTCGCGCCCAGCCACGCCTATGCCGCCGCGCTGCACCGGCGCTACGCGCTGCCGGCGCTGCCGGATGTCGTGCACAACGGCCGCACGCCGCTGGCGGCGCCGGCGGGCGCGCTGCACGATTTCGCCTATACCGCCGGCCGCCTGTGGGACGAAGGCAAGGATGTGGCGACGCTCGATCGCGCCGCCGCCCGGCTCGGCATCCCGTTTAAGGCCGCCGGGCCGACGGTGGGGCCGAACGGGCAGCAGATCCGCCTCGACCATCTCCACGCGCTGGGCCGGGTGGAGGAGCGCGTGATCGCCGGCTGTATCTCCGCCCGTCCGGTGTTCGTCTCGGCCGCGCGCTACGAGCCGTTCGGGCTGGCCGTGCTGGAGGCGGCGCTCGCCGGCTGCCCGCTCGTCCTGTCCGACATCCCCACCTTCCGCGAGCTGTGGGACGGCGCGGCCCTGTTCGTCGAGCCCGGCGACCATGCCGGCTTCGCCCGCGCGATCGAGACGCTGGTCGGCGACGTGCCGGTGCGGCTGGCGCGCGGCGATCTCGCCCGCCGGCACGCCGCGCACTTCTCGCCCGCACGCATGGCAGCGGCGATGGACGGGGTCTATGCCCGCCTGCTCGCACGATCGGCGAAGCGGGGCGTGGCGGCGTGA
- a CDS encoding SDR family NAD(P)-dependent oxidoreductase — protein sequence MASFDLSGKVAVVTGSSRGIGRAIAEALAGQGARVVVSSRKQDACEAVAAEINQRHRDTRAIAIAASIAARDDLVRLTEQTIAQWGRIDILVCNAASNPYYGPMSGISDDQFRKILENNVIANHWLVQLAAPGMVERGEGSIIIISSIGGLQASTTIGAYNVSKAADFQLARNLAAELGPDGVRVNCIAPGLIRTDFAKALWDDPKIAANIERATPLRRIGDPADIAGGAVFLASPASRYMTGQVLVIDGGATIMSPAF from the coding sequence GTGGCGAGCTTCGATCTGTCCGGCAAGGTGGCGGTCGTCACCGGCTCGTCACGCGGCATCGGCCGCGCCATCGCCGAGGCGCTGGCCGGGCAGGGCGCCCGCGTCGTCGTCTCCAGCCGCAAGCAGGATGCGTGCGAGGCGGTGGCGGCGGAGATCAACCAGCGTCATCGCGACACGCGCGCCATCGCGATCGCCGCCAGCATCGCCGCCCGGGACGATCTCGTCCGGTTGACGGAGCAGACGATCGCACAGTGGGGGCGCATCGACATTCTCGTCTGCAACGCCGCCAGCAATCCCTATTACGGGCCGATGTCCGGCATCTCGGACGATCAGTTCCGCAAGATCCTGGAGAACAACGTCATCGCCAACCACTGGCTGGTGCAGCTGGCGGCGCCGGGCATGGTGGAGCGCGGCGAGGGATCGATCATCATCATCTCGTCGATCGGCGGCCTGCAGGCGTCGACCACGATCGGCGCGTACAACGTGTCGAAGGCCGCCGACTTCCAGCTGGCGCGCAACCTGGCGGCGGAGCTTGGGCCAGACGGGGTGCGGGTGAACTGCATCGCGCCGGGGCTGATCCGCACCGATTTCGCCAAGGCGCTGTGGGACGATCCGAAGATCGCCGCCAATATCGAGCGGGCGACGCCGCTGCGGCGGATCGGCGACCCGGCCGACATAGCGGGCGGCGCCGTGTTCCTGGCGTCGCCCGCCTCGCGCTACATGACCGGACAGGTGCTGGTGATCGACGGCGGCGCGACGATCATGAGCCCGGCCTTCTGA
- a CDS encoding SDR family NAD(P)-dependent oxidoreductase: MSAADDRRPILVTGGAGFIGCNLADRLAGAGHDVIVYDALSRAGVETNLDWLVRSHGDRIRPIVADIRDEARLVEAAAGAKAVFHMAAQVAVTTSLVDPREDFAINIASTLALLEALRARAPQTPLIFASTNKVYGDLADVDFVLEDQAYRPADPAIRAHGIGEARPLDFHTPYGCSKGAADQYVLDYARSFGLRTAVLRMSCIYGRRQMGTEDQGWVAHFLIRALEGKPITLYGDGHQVRDILDVADAVDAYLAAWQRIDTIAGRAFNLGGGPANAVSLRQLLGHIGALTGRAVDVDYSDWRAGDQRYFVADTRAAETALGLSGRVDWRSGVAALANWLSEARGLALPARRIEAAA, from the coding sequence ATGAGCGCGGCGGACGATCGCCGCCCGATCCTCGTCACCGGCGGCGCCGGCTTCATCGGCTGCAACCTCGCCGATCGGCTCGCCGGCGCCGGGCATGACGTGATCGTCTACGATGCCCTATCGCGCGCGGGCGTCGAGACGAACCTGGACTGGCTGGTGCGCAGCCATGGCGACCGCATCCGCCCGATCGTCGCCGACATCCGCGACGAGGCGCGTCTGGTCGAGGCGGCGGCGGGCGCCAAGGCCGTGTTCCACATGGCGGCGCAGGTCGCCGTCACCACCAGCCTCGTCGACCCGCGCGAGGATTTCGCGATCAACATCGCCAGCACCCTGGCTTTGCTGGAGGCGCTGCGTGCCCGCGCGCCGCAGACGCCGCTGATCTTCGCCTCCACCAACAAGGTGTATGGCGATCTGGCCGACGTGGATTTCGTGCTGGAGGATCAGGCCTATCGCCCGGCCGATCCGGCGATCCGCGCGCATGGCATCGGCGAGGCGCGGCCGCTCGATTTTCACACGCCCTACGGCTGCTCCAAGGGCGCGGCCGACCAATATGTGCTCGATTACGCGCGCAGCTTCGGCCTGCGCACCGCCGTGCTGCGGATGAGCTGCATCTACGGCCGGCGGCAGATGGGCACGGAGGATCAGGGCTGGGTCGCCCACTTCCTGATCCGCGCGCTGGAGGGCAAGCCGATCACGCTCTACGGCGACGGCCACCAGGTGCGCGACATCCTCGACGTAGCGGACGCGGTGGACGCTTATCTCGCCGCGTGGCAGCGGATCGACACGATCGCCGGTCGCGCCTTCAACCTGGGTGGCGGCCCCGCCAACGCGGTGAGCCTGCGCCAGCTGCTGGGCCATATCGGCGCCCTCACCGGCCGCGCGGTGGACGTGGACTATTCGGACTGGCGGGCCGGCGACCAGCGCTACTTCGTGGCGGACACCCGCGCCGCCGAGACCGCCCTCGGCCTTTCCGGCAGGGTGGACTGGCGCAGCGGCGTCGCCGCGCTCGCCAACTGGCTGTCGGAGGCACGCGGCCTCGCTCTGCCCGCCCGGCGGATAGAGGCGGCGGCATGA
- a CDS encoding NAD-dependent epimerase/dehydratase family protein, translating into MEKILVTGGAGFIGRFVAEELLARGNQVRVLDALIDQVHGETDGSAMLNPEAELIRADVRDKAAVAKALEGVDSVIHLAAEVGVGQSMYEVERYTSTNDVGTAVLFEALIDRPVRRVVTASSMSIYGEGLYRDADGNTVEDAERRNLRDGLANWEPVDAQGRPLVPMATPEWKRPALSSIYALNKYVQERTTHIMAAPYGMEGVCLRLFNVYGPGQALSNPYTGVLAIFASRLLNGQQPMIFEDGEQRRDFVHVTDVARAFADALVLPQAAGGTFNIGSGKDRSVTEVATELARAMGKNDIAPQIVGKARIGDIRHCFCDTSFAADRLGFTARQDFQQGLGELAEWVARQTAKDRVEQMRAELETRGLVA; encoded by the coding sequence ATGGAAAAGATTCTCGTCACCGGCGGCGCCGGCTTCATCGGGCGTTTCGTGGCGGAGGAGCTTCTCGCCCGCGGCAATCAGGTCCGCGTGCTCGATGCGCTGATCGATCAGGTGCACGGCGAGACCGACGGGTCGGCCATGCTGAACCCCGAGGCCGAACTGATCCGGGCCGACGTGCGCGACAAGGCGGCGGTGGCAAAGGCGCTGGAAGGCGTGGACAGCGTGATCCACCTCGCCGCCGAGGTGGGCGTCGGCCAGTCGATGTACGAGGTCGAACGCTACACCTCCACCAACGACGTCGGCACCGCCGTGCTGTTCGAGGCGCTGATCGACCGACCGGTGCGCCGCGTCGTCACCGCCTCCTCGATGAGCATCTACGGCGAGGGCCTGTACCGCGACGCGGACGGCAATACCGTGGAGGATGCCGAACGCAGGAACCTGCGCGACGGCCTCGCCAACTGGGAGCCGGTGGACGCGCAGGGCCGCCCGCTCGTGCCGATGGCCACGCCCGAGTGGAAGCGGCCGGCGCTCTCGTCGATCTACGCGCTCAACAAATATGTGCAGGAGCGCACGACCCACATCATGGCGGCGCCCTACGGCATGGAAGGCGTGTGCCTGCGCCTGTTCAACGTCTACGGCCCGGGCCAGGCGCTCTCCAATCCCTATACCGGCGTGCTCGCGATCTTCGCCTCGCGGCTGCTGAACGGCCAGCAGCCGATGATCTTCGAGGATGGCGAGCAGCGGCGCGACTTCGTCCACGTGACGGACGTGGCGCGCGCCTTCGCCGACGCGCTGGTGCTGCCGCAGGCGGCGGGCGGCACCTTCAACATCGGCTCCGGCAAGGATCGCTCCGTCACCGAGGTGGCGACCGAGCTGGCCCGCGCGATGGGCAAGAACGACATCGCGCCGCAGATCGTCGGCAAGGCGCGCATCGGCGACATCCGCCACTGCTTCTGCGACACCTCCTTCGCCGCCGACCGGCTGGGCTTCACCGCCCGGCAGGACTTCCAGCAGGGGCTCGGCGAACTCGCCGAGTGGGTCGCGCGGCAGACCGCGAAGGACCGCGTCGAGCAGATGCGCGCCGAGCTCGAAACGCGGGGCCTCGTCGCATGA
- the msrB gene encoding peptide-methionine (R)-S-oxide reductase MsrB, translating to MTDYRKTPEAVAALTPEQYRVTQESGTERPGTGAYLANKKAGIYVDIVSGEPLFASADKYESGCGWPSFTRPIEPANVAELRDASHGMVRTEVRSAHGDSHLGHVFSDGPRDRGGLRYCINSASLRFVPREEMAAQGYGAYLDQVDQAA from the coding sequence ATGACAGACTATCGCAAGACCCCGGAAGCCGTCGCCGCGCTCACGCCGGAACAGTATCGCGTCACGCAGGAGAGCGGCACCGAGCGGCCGGGCACCGGCGCGTATCTCGCCAACAAGAAGGCCGGCATCTACGTGGACATCGTGTCCGGCGAGCCGCTGTTCGCCTCGGCCGACAAGTATGAATCCGGCTGCGGCTGGCCGAGCTTCACCCGCCCGATCGAGCCGGCCAACGTCGCCGAACTGCGCGACGCCAGCCACGGCATGGTCCGCACGGAGGTCCGCTCGGCCCACGGCGACAGCCATCTCGGCCACGTATTCTCGGACGGTCCGCGCGATCGCGGCGGCCTGCGCTACTGCATCAACTCCGCCTCGTTGCGCTTCGTGCCGCGCGAGGAGATGGCGGCGCAGGGCTATGGCGCCTATCTCGATCAGGTCGATCAGGCGGCGTAG
- a CDS encoding 3-deoxy-manno-octulosonate cytidylyltransferase encodes MGDLIVIPARFGSKRLPGKPLIPIAGRTLLERVVNVARQAARLADGIDIVVATDDDRIRAHAATLGVEAVMTAATITSGTGRALAAALARAIAPEIVVNLQGDAPFVPPSAIVALLRAARESRAAVATPVVRLGWDELDAMRRHKGDTPFSGTTCIRAQDGRALWFSKAIIPAIRDEPALRASTPLSPVLRHLGLYAYRLDALRRFEDAPPSRYEALEGLEQLRFLELGLDVMAIDIPPPPHAMSGIDTRADVALAEAAIHAAGDPFVPL; translated from the coding sequence ATGGGCGACCTCATCGTCATCCCGGCGCGCTTCGGATCGAAGCGGCTGCCCGGCAAGCCGCTGATCCCGATCGCCGGGCGCACCCTGCTGGAGCGGGTGGTGAACGTGGCGCGGCAGGCGGCGCGGCTGGCCGACGGGATCGACATCGTCGTCGCGACCGACGACGATCGCATCCGCGCCCACGCCGCGACCCTGGGTGTCGAGGCGGTGATGACGGCGGCTACCATCACCTCCGGCACCGGCCGCGCGCTGGCGGCGGCGCTCGCGCGGGCGATCGCGCCGGAGATCGTGGTGAACCTTCAGGGGGACGCGCCGTTCGTGCCGCCGTCTGCGATCGTCGCGCTGCTGCGCGCCGCCCGCGAGTCGCGCGCGGCCGTCGCCACGCCGGTCGTCCGGCTCGGCTGGGACGAGCTGGACGCGATGCGACGGCACAAGGGCGATACGCCGTTCAGCGGCACCACCTGCATCCGGGCGCAGGACGGCCGCGCCCTGTGGTTCTCCAAGGCGATCATTCCGGCCATCCGCGACGAGCCGGCGCTGCGGGCATCCACGCCGCTCTCGCCGGTGCTGCGCCACCTCGGCCTCTACGCCTACCGGCTCGATGCGCTGCGCCGGTTCGAGGACGCCCCCCCCTCCCGCTACGAGGCGCTGGAGGGGCTGGAGCAGTTGCGCTTCCTGGAGCTGGGGCTGGACGTGATGGCGATCGACATCCCGCCGCCGCCCCACGCCATGTCCGGCATCGACACGCGCGCGGATGTCGCGCTGGCGGAGGCGGCGATCCACGCGGCCGGCGATCCGTTCGTGCCGCTGTGA
- a CDS encoding histidine phosphatase family protein produces MTTLVIVRHGNTFAPGETPLRIGARTDLPLVPGGIAQARALGGWFAGAGIRFDRAFVSPLRRTQETAALILDDQPDPPAIEPAGWLAEIDHGPDEGRTDAAVVARIGADALAQWDERAVPPPGWLVDKESRLAAWRALYDAAEGMGGTLLIVTSNGSARFALMAQVALHAEARALPSLKIRTGAWGEIAVEAGVARLCGWDLRPPAQ; encoded by the coding sequence GTGACGACGCTGGTGATCGTCCGCCACGGCAACACCTTCGCGCCGGGCGAGACGCCGTTGCGGATCGGCGCACGCACCGATCTGCCGCTGGTGCCGGGCGGCATCGCGCAGGCGCGCGCGCTCGGCGGCTGGTTCGCAGGCGCCGGCATCCGCTTCGACCGCGCCTTCGTGTCGCCGCTGCGCCGCACGCAGGAGACGGCGGCGCTGATCCTGGACGACCAGCCCGATCCGCCCGCGATCGAGCCGGCCGGGTGGCTCGCCGAGATCGATCATGGCCCTGACGAGGGCCGCACCGACGCGGCCGTCGTCGCGCGCATCGGCGCCGATGCCCTCGCGCAATGGGACGAGCGGGCGGTGCCGCCGCCCGGCTGGCTGGTGGATAAGGAGAGCCGCCTCGCCGCCTGGCGCGCGCTGTACGACGCGGCCGAGGGGATGGGCGGGACGCTGCTGATCGTCACCAGCAACGGATCGGCGCGCTTCGCCCTGATGGCGCAGGTGGCGCTCCATGCCGAGGCGCGGGCGCTGCCATCGCTGAAGATCCGCACCGGCGCCTGGGGCGAGATCGCCGTGGAGGCGGGCGTCGCGCGCCTGTGCGGCTGGGATCTGCGGCCGCCGGCTCAGTAG